Proteins encoded together in one Chaetodon auriga isolate fChaAug3 chromosome 20, fChaAug3.hap1, whole genome shotgun sequence window:
- the ndufaf8 gene encoding NADH dehydrogenase [ubiquinone] 1 alpha subcomplex assembly factor 8: MSGSNVWSRSREKIRLFPELFAQCAGEAAAYGKCVAATTTGRQELKKDLCAKEFEALKTCFISAAKKKAK; the protein is encoded by the exons ATGTCTGGGTCAAACGTCTGGAGTCGCAGTCGAGAGAAAATACGACTTTTCCCCGAACTTTTTGCGCAGTGTGCAGGAGAG gCAGCAGCGTATGGGAAGTGTGTGGCAGCGACCacaacaggcagacaggagTTGAAGAAGGACCTGTGCGCCAAGGAATTTGAAGCACTGAAAACCTGCTTTATAAGTGCA GCCAAGAAAAAAGCCAAATGA